The genomic window GGCAAAGTTGATGCTTATACTGCCATAGAATGAAGAATACCAGAGGATAAGAGGATGATTAAATCGTTTCCGGTTCTAGTGATGAAAGATACGAAATGCTGTTCATTGGTGTTGTTGGTGTTATTGTATCTGCTCCCTTTGCTGAAATAAATGGTGTGGTAGGAAAGGAGGAACGAGAGAAGAAATACGCTGAATAATAAAAGAGATTATATTGATTTAGGCAAGTCCATGTGCAGTCACCGATGATTATAGAAAAAATCTTAGCCGAAGCAAGTGATGTTTAGTTCTTGGTGTGTTTGTTTTATTGAATTTACCAGGCTGCAGCATACTATTATCATGGCATGATTCTTGATGAGGGAAATACAGAGAAATCTCATGGGATGGCTGTAGCTGCTTTGCAAGCAGCAGATGAGTATTTCAAAGAAAGTAAGAAGCTGTGCGAGGCATTCAATGCGGCCCCTCCATTGTCAAGGTAATGCATTGCATTCCGTTACGTGCATCAATATGATATCCTACTTTGTTTTCACCCTGAGAAAAAAAATCCCATAGTATATTCAGTGCTTTGAGGAGTTTTCTTCTGGCCTCCTTGTTGTCGCCGTATTTATGAAACGGTCCTAGTCACTTGGCACCCCGGACGACTGTGgttattattcatttatttatcttttttcctTCTCTTATGGTCCATCTAATTGGCACTCTTGTTGCAGAAATGCGCCACTTTGGGGTACTATGAAATatctctctgagaagattcctaAAGATACTTCAAGCAAGGTGCGAATCAACCGTGATCTGTACTCTTACGAGAGGTAAACTTTATAGACCGAACGATTAATTGTCTCCTAAAATTAATTTTGCAGAGATTCATTCTTAAATCAAGGAATTACAGTGACTAATGAAAATCTTGTGTTTTCTTTGTCAACTTTACTACAGAATCATGGAGACAGCGCCGACATTGCCCGATTTTGCATTGGCCTTGAAACCGGATGAATATCAACTTCCTCAAGTGGATTCTTCTTGGAGAACAGAAAATGTGAATGGGATACAAACTGCACCAAACCATATCAAAGTGTGAAAAGAAATTATAAAACCTCTAAAATTGCAGAAAGGTCATCTCATCTGAAAGAAATGCAAAGTTCAACTTCAAGCTCAGAAGGGTGATTTCTCAATTCTTGTTAATAGaaggaacaaaaaaaaaaaaagaaaagaaaaaagatagcTATTTCTGACTTTTTCTGTACCTAACCTTTTTTTGTCCCCCCATAAATTTgttcaaaggaaaaaaaaaaaggttcaGGCCTGCAACTGGAGATAGAGCTTGAAAATAAGTTTGAATGCAAGTTGTGTACTAAGGCCCCAGGAAAGGGTTTCATTGACATTAATAAGAACATtactattattttgtttcaaaagcaTCTGTGGAAATATTTATAGATGTGATTTGTGTAAGGTTGAATTTTGCATTGCAGAGAAAGAATGATTTGATTTTAGGTGTCAAAAGTCTAACAATTTGTAGAATTTAAGAAGGCCATACTCGTAGCCATTGATGGTTGATACTTGATACAAAGGTGAACCCCCCATTTATAAAATAAACAGATTACACTGACATACAAATTAAGTCCTTCAAAAACAATATATAGGAAaaccaagaaagaagaaaatttGATGCATACAGATCATGGGAACTTCAAGTTACTACTAAAACTATTTTTCGATGCTGATCACAAGAAACTTATAAAAGGAAAAACATATAATTTATCAATGAAACACATCAATCGAAGCCAGCATATAAATATATGTCGGATCCATTTGGTTACTTTGTGTGAACTGAATCAGTAACGGACAAAATTAAAAGTTCAAGAAGTTtaaaaattcaatcaaaattttattagaattgaactaaatataataaaataatatattgtttaaaaaaataatttaagagaaaaaaaaaggtcAATTTTCACTAAATACCAAACTCGTTCATCAGTTTTTGACTAATCTTTTACAATATCAGGTTGAACCGACTAATTTAACCCAAACCATGTTACTTTTAGTCAATTTCAGTAGTCCTCCACCATCGTTAACTTATGAATcccttatgaattaagattaggaaTTAATTTACTACAGCCAAGGAACTTGGAAAGCTGGAAACTTGATCAATGCTACATACTTCCGCTACCTACTTTCAAgagtctttctttcttttctgtacATTGTTGTGCTCATGCATCccgaaaacaaaaaataaagcaaCTATGTTTAGATATATTCCAAAAAACTGAAAGTAAAAACTGAGTGAAACGAATATGTAATTTAATGTAGCTGCCAGTATTTAAGATATTTCCTTTACAAACAATTCTAAATTATCTAATTCTCATTACTTGGTCATTGAAAGAGGAGTGAATGATACAACATTGAGTTATTGACCGTACATAGCAAAATCGCAAAGACTTGTGCATCAGAACCCAGTTTTTGTATGCATCAAGCAGATTAAATGCGGTGGGATTTAACAAATGCTTCGATATATGTATCTTCAGTTGCAGCAACAAATTGCAATCTAATCTGTTGTGCCATTTGATTCTTCTCCTTCAATCAACTGCTTTTGCTTTTCTTGTTCCTCTGtaaaaaaacacaaaatcatAGTTATGGCTCCATGTTACATGTCATACGAATGAATTATTATttacaaaatcaacaaaaaaagggTGGCTTAGCTAGCCTAGAAGAAATAACAAGGCGAACCTATGAGAAGTCATATTGCTAACAATGCTTAATCTTTTATATGTTTTTCACNNGGCAATAATCCCACAATTTTACAAAGTTGAAAGAAGTGCAAACCAAGATATAGTTATTaaggcaaaaataaataaataaatgaataaaaagcACTTTTGGGCATGTAAATTAGACTCAACTGTCAAGTTTAATTTTCATCCataaacttttatgttttggtttgagtcttcTATCAAACAATTAGGTCCCTAATTTTGTCCAGAATGCAATATACCCACATAAATTGCCTACATGCACGCATATAGCATCAGAGTGGCAAGGACATGATATTAACATTTCAGTTACATCCTATTTCTGGTGAAAAAGACAGCATTACATTTTGGAAAAATATACTTTCCAATCCAACTTGGAAGTTGGAACATCCAGTGGTGACTGGCCCTACATTTTGCTAAGTATATCTCAACATAAGAATGCCAAATCAAAGATGGGATGACAAAAACAGTAAAGAACATAGATAAGtctaaatatttttatcatgGAGAGAGAAACTTTATTAAATCTAGCCAGCAGTAAGAGATGGTTGCGGCTGACACTGTTGACAAATGTGATCTAGAATCAGAAAGGGAAAGAAACTAAACACAATTCTGCCATTTGTTGTTGTCAACAACAATCACTTAAACATCTTCAGGCAGATGCTTGTCTCACCTGAACGTCGCACAAACAATTTCTGCGAGTCCATCAGCTGGATTTAGCATTCAGTAAGTAGTTTATCAGATTCGATAACATATAGGGTTTAACaggaaaaaataaattttcactGGTGACAACAAAACTTGAGGCAAACTTAAATGGCAACTAGTACCATCCTTGCCATTACCTAATATATCTTAGAATTAAGGTTTCATTTATCACAAGTATGGGTAACAGAAACATGAATAATCATATAATAATACATCATAGGTTTAATCACACAAGAAATTCATAAAAACCACATCATACCAGAAAAATTGGACTAAACAAGTAAATAAATCAACAGAATATGGAAAAAAGTGGGAATTGGGAGGCAGCTCAGGCAGGGGCACCAACCCATAAGCTTATAGAGAGCCTTCTGAGTCCGTTTCTCAAGCTTATCGAGCTTCTTCTGCACATCTCTCCGGAGGTCCCAGTTTGGTTTCTTGGGAGCAATATTCAGAAACGGATCCTAGCGAccagaataaaaaacaaaatcagAACAAATTCCACATAACAATTGATAAAATATAGAAACTCATATATAGTTGTCTTCATCTAAAGTTGACCGTTGAAAACTGTTGGATAATTTGACATATTTGGCTAAATTGTCTACTAATGGTTTTCAATTATGGACTAACTGCACGTGAGTAGAGTCAGGTGGGGGAGCTGGTGTACCTTGATAAAAATATTCACATACACATTCATTCATATACATAGAAACGAAGTTACCTCAGTAGTGTCAGGTGGAGGAGCTGGTGCAGCAGGGTCCTCAAACTTGGGGAGCACTGCAGGGGCAAGCTTCCCTTCCTGAAGCTCTTTGTCATGAGGCACATAGTTCCGGAATTTCATACTCAGG from Arachis ipaensis cultivar K30076 chromosome B09, Araip1.1, whole genome shotgun sequence includes these protein-coding regions:
- the LOC107619227 gene encoding coiled-coil domain-containing protein 12 isoform X2, with product MGSEDDSSIEQAVSSRRERLLALRAAQELSNAPEQDQDPSSNPNHTASNNNNAPHNDDDDQEENLSMKFRNYVPHDKELQEGKLAPAVLPKFEDPAAPAPPPDTTEDPFLNIAPKKPNWDLRRDVQKKLDKLEKRTQKALYKLMEEQEKQKQLIEGEESNGTTD
- the LOC107619227 gene encoding coiled-coil domain-containing protein 12 isoform X1, translating into MGSEDDSSIEQAVSSRRERLLALRAAQELSNAPEQDQDPSSNPNHTASNNNNAPHNDDDDQEENLSMKFRNYVPHDKELQEGKLAPAVLPKFEDPAAPAPPPDTTEDPFLNIAPKKPNWDLRRDVQKKLDKLEKRTQKALYKLMADGLAEIVCATFRGTRKAKAVD